A portion of the Sphaerochaeta pleomorpha str. Grapes genome contains these proteins:
- a CDS encoding carbohydrate ABC transporter permease — MSDIKDTKSPRARFGLFLTYLVLLFFTLMAIYPLIWLAMNSFKTTTEFQLNKLGVPKAWVTINYQDAWVRGKFPHLIFNSVIYTGITTLVTLVFSFMAGFAFAKIPHKATKILHGSFIIGLLLTLQSIMVPLFLIINWTGLYNSRLGVLIPYIGIAMPMGIYLGTDYIKSIPNALIESARIDGATYLKIFRTIIVPMALPVGVTVAILTVTGTWNEFMLINILTSSDALKSLPVGVQKFAGALSSDFGKQFASLVIGLLPMLIFYMFFRKEITKGVATGAVKG; from the coding sequence ATGTCTGATATCAAAGATACCAAAAGCCCCCGGGCCCGTTTCGGTTTGTTTCTGACCTATCTGGTTCTCCTTTTCTTTACGCTCATGGCAATCTACCCGCTCATCTGGCTGGCTATGAATTCTTTCAAGACAACAACCGAATTCCAGCTTAATAAGCTGGGGGTTCCAAAAGCCTGGGTCACGATCAATTACCAGGATGCCTGGGTAAGGGGAAAGTTTCCCCATCTGATTTTCAATAGTGTAATCTATACGGGAATTACTACATTGGTCACCTTGGTTTTCTCCTTTATGGCCGGGTTTGCCTTTGCAAAGATACCCCATAAGGCAACCAAGATTCTGCATGGTTCCTTTATCATCGGGCTACTGTTGACCTTACAGTCTATCATGGTTCCCTTGTTCCTTATCATCAACTGGACTGGATTATACAACTCTCGCCTTGGGGTCCTGATTCCTTATATCGGTATTGCGATGCCTATGGGGATTTACCTGGGAACCGATTATATTAAGAGTATTCCCAATGCCTTGATAGAATCGGCAAGGATTGACGGGGCAACCTATTTGAAGATATTCAGGACTATCATTGTCCCGATGGCTTTGCCTGTTGGTGTTACCGTTGCAATTCTTACCGTTACCGGTACTTGGAATGAATTTATGTTGATCAACATTCTGACCAGCAGTGATGCCCTGAAGAGTCTTCCTGTTGGGGTTCAAAAATTTGCTGGGGCTCTTTCCAGCGATTTCGGAAAGCAGTTTGCGTCTTTGGTAATAGGCTTGTTGCCCATGTTGATATTCTACATGTTCTTCCGCAAGGAGATTACCAAGGGAGTCGCAACAGGGGCTGTCAAAGGGTAG
- a CDS encoding ABC transporter substrate-binding protein — MKRISVLALALMMVVTSVFAQGTKEDASAKGQTELTVLNYIDMSEPNSANEVKLIWDKFNAENPDIKVIREDLFNEPFHQKTEAYVASGKVPDVLYMWPSGRSTSLHTTKSVKDLMPFLEKDGLVSSYNPATLTPQFAGFLGELPNGITTTHMLYVNTKVLKDNGLTMPKSYNEMKAMVKPLKAKGIDLIAMDNMDAWVMQSCLFSMVVGRFGGTDWYGQLASGKISFTDPWFINSLSLIDDMYKSGMINRNSLSSPYGSSRGSFAAGKAAFYIDGDWSTASFQTDMTTGQALLSPAVQASDIELVVLPEITGEVIHNSNSGVVGTGWGMSANIPAGSAKEEAAWRLIKFLEGEYAQTYRLSIGASFPSNLKVDVAKVVKERNLEPLVAKRADYYKNFNTITPVIDGVLAGDVYNVINTGLQEIGLGSKTPAMVAQNVQKAWQTWKANQ, encoded by the coding sequence ATGAAACGAATTTCTGTATTGGCTCTTGCTCTGATGATGGTAGTTACATCAGTATTTGCACAGGGGACCAAAGAAGATGCATCTGCCAAAGGGCAGACAGAATTGACTGTTCTGAACTACATTGATATGTCAGAACCGAACAGTGCAAACGAAGTCAAGTTGATCTGGGATAAATTCAATGCAGAAAATCCTGACATCAAGGTTATCCGTGAAGACTTGTTCAATGAGCCGTTCCACCAGAAGACAGAAGCCTATGTAGCAAGCGGCAAAGTGCCAGATGTATTATACATGTGGCCCAGCGGACGTTCCACCAGTCTTCACACTACCAAAAGCGTGAAGGACCTCATGCCGTTCCTGGAAAAAGATGGCTTGGTAAGTTCCTACAACCCTGCAACCCTGACCCCGCAGTTTGCTGGATTCCTGGGTGAACTTCCCAACGGTATTACGACGACCCATATGCTTTATGTCAACACGAAAGTGCTCAAAGACAATGGTTTGACCATGCCCAAGTCCTACAATGAGATGAAAGCAATGGTAAAGCCCCTAAAGGCCAAGGGTATCGACTTGATCGCAATGGATAATATGGACGCATGGGTCATGCAGAGTTGCTTGTTCTCCATGGTAGTCGGTCGCTTTGGAGGCACTGACTGGTATGGCCAGCTTGCTTCCGGCAAGATTTCCTTTACCGATCCCTGGTTCATCAATTCACTGAGTCTTATTGATGATATGTATAAATCAGGTATGATCAACCGTAACAGTCTTTCCAGTCCTTACGGTTCAAGCCGTGGTAGCTTTGCAGCCGGAAAGGCAGCCTTCTATATCGATGGCGACTGGTCGACTGCTTCCTTCCAGACTGATATGACCACCGGACAGGCTTTGTTGAGCCCAGCTGTGCAGGCTAGTGATATCGAACTCGTTGTTCTTCCTGAGATTACCGGTGAGGTAATTCACAATTCCAACAGTGGCGTAGTCGGAACCGGTTGGGGCATGAGTGCCAACATTCCAGCAGGATCTGCAAAAGAAGAAGCCGCTTGGAGACTTATTAAATTCCTCGAAGGCGAATATGCCCAGACGTATCGTTTGTCAATCGGTGCTTCTTTCCCCTCCAACCTCAAAGTCGATGTTGCCAAAGTTGTAAAAGAAAGGAACCTCGAACCCCTGGTAGCCAAGAGGGCTGATTACTATAAGAATTTCAACACCATTACCCCCGTTATCGACGGAGTACTGGCTGGAGACGTTTACAATGTAATCAACACCGGATTGCAGGAAATCGGTCTTGGGTCTAAGACCCCTGCCATGGTAGCCCAGAATGTCCAGAAGGCATGGCAAACCTGGAAAGCCAACCAATAA
- a CDS encoding beta-mannosidase, protein MKTLKINGQWRLRPKDSGAIAPFCKYFLTTESIPCTLPGDIHSALLEQQLIMDPYYGTNELDVQWVGKHDWILSKVFPVTREQMESGMPVLTLTMADTIITVMVNQKVAGTCDNQFRRFRFDLSSLLQEGDNTIELHFSSAENAAIAEAAKLAYPIPYSVYPVSAKHRNLIRKTQSHSGWDWGPCIMSFGVYENITLDFINEGIVESIVTDTKPSSNKNWEATVEVIYNASKALMLNCKASLAKSVQKGEVQVMRGLNKLTFHFECKDIEQWWPCGEGKPTLYELTLNLGEQTFSKRIGFRTLTVNTPEDGQGGKGMVFCVNGRDVFAKGANWIPLDALVSRFSKQRYDQLLQDCVEANMNMVRLWGGGLYEMDAFYDACDEKGIMIWHDCMFSCSLYPSSPAFLANVEAELRYQIPRLRDHASIALWCGNNEDLGAISWYEETKNNPVRYIIDYDRLNEGTVGRIIRELDPNRTWWPSSPSAGIDDFSDNWHDDSRGDMHFWSVWHEGKPFEAYYSIKPRFVSEFGYQSFPSLSTVKLYTPDEQLNLTSPVMEHHQKNDRGNSIIIENFSRYFRFPNSLEHMLYLSQVQQAMAMKTAVEYWRTLRPVCMGTIFWQLNDNWPVASWSSIDYTGKWKLLQYAAKHFYAPILPIAYVKEDGIIEVFVINDRATPLVNAKVSIKFCHFDGTKLEKQEYFQDFAPQSSTHICTIDGKKQFNAEAQDTFVYFKLVSNEVYRENCLFLDRPKKCSLVDPKLKVSVAKAHEGFSVTVSCLAPAFFVSLDAGSLKGTFTDNFFDIRPTAQKVVVFKTKEKLTIKQFRDSLTVYDLYGSSH, encoded by the coding sequence ATGAAAACACTCAAAATAAACGGTCAATGGCGGCTTAGGCCCAAAGATAGCGGAGCCATTGCTCCGTTTTGCAAATATTTCCTTACCACAGAAAGCATTCCCTGTACCTTACCCGGGGACATCCACTCAGCATTGCTCGAGCAGCAATTGATCATGGACCCTTATTACGGAACCAATGAACTCGATGTCCAATGGGTTGGAAAGCATGACTGGATACTTTCCAAGGTTTTTCCCGTTACCAGAGAACAGATGGAAAGTGGCATGCCTGTCCTTACCCTTACCATGGCCGACACCATCATCACCGTCATGGTAAACCAGAAGGTGGCCGGAACATGTGACAACCAGTTCAGGCGTTTCCGCTTCGACCTCTCTTCTTTGCTCCAAGAGGGAGACAATACGATTGAGCTCCACTTTAGCAGTGCCGAGAATGCAGCAATCGCAGAGGCTGCAAAACTAGCCTACCCCATTCCGTATTCGGTCTACCCTGTATCTGCAAAGCACCGGAACCTCATTCGAAAAACCCAGAGCCACAGCGGCTGGGACTGGGGTCCCTGTATCATGAGTTTCGGTGTCTATGAGAATATCACCCTCGATTTTATAAACGAGGGAATCGTGGAATCCATCGTTACCGACACCAAGCCAAGCTCAAACAAAAACTGGGAAGCAACCGTCGAGGTCATCTACAATGCTTCCAAGGCACTGATGCTGAACTGTAAGGCGAGCCTGGCAAAATCCGTTCAGAAAGGCGAGGTACAGGTCATGCGGGGGTTGAATAAACTGACGTTCCATTTCGAATGCAAGGATATCGAACAATGGTGGCCTTGCGGTGAAGGGAAACCAACCCTGTATGAACTCACCTTGAACCTAGGGGAGCAGACGTTCTCCAAACGGATAGGTTTCAGGACCTTGACCGTCAATACCCCTGAGGACGGGCAAGGCGGGAAAGGCATGGTATTCTGTGTAAACGGCAGGGATGTTTTCGCAAAGGGTGCAAACTGGATACCCCTCGATGCCCTTGTTTCCCGGTTCTCAAAACAGCGTTATGACCAATTGCTGCAGGACTGCGTCGAGGCCAACATGAATATGGTTCGCCTGTGGGGCGGAGGTCTCTATGAAATGGATGCTTTTTATGATGCTTGTGATGAAAAGGGCATTATGATCTGGCATGACTGTATGTTCAGTTGCTCCCTGTATCCCTCCAGCCCAGCTTTCCTGGCAAATGTAGAAGCAGAACTCCGTTACCAGATTCCCCGTTTGAGAGACCATGCAAGCATCGCCCTATGGTGTGGCAACAATGAAGACCTCGGGGCCATAAGCTGGTATGAGGAAACGAAAAACAACCCGGTACGGTATATCATCGATTACGACCGGCTCAATGAAGGAACCGTCGGGAGAATCATAAGGGAGCTCGACCCAAACAGGACCTGGTGGCCTTCCAGCCCATCGGCAGGGATAGACGACTTTTCGGACAACTGGCATGACGACAGCCGCGGCGATATGCACTTCTGGTCAGTATGGCACGAAGGCAAACCTTTTGAGGCCTATTATTCCATCAAGCCACGGTTTGTAAGCGAATTCGGGTACCAGAGCTTCCCGTCTCTTTCGACTGTCAAGCTGTATACCCCTGACGAACAATTGAACCTGACCAGCCCGGTCATGGAGCACCATCAGAAAAACGACAGGGGAAACTCCATTATCATCGAGAACTTCTCACGGTATTTTCGTTTCCCCAATTCCCTTGAACACATGCTCTATCTCTCACAGGTACAGCAGGCGATGGCTATGAAAACCGCGGTAGAGTATTGGAGAACCTTGCGTCCTGTTTGTATGGGAACGATATTCTGGCAACTTAACGATAACTGGCCGGTAGCTTCCTGGTCCTCCATCGACTACACCGGGAAATGGAAACTATTGCAGTATGCGGCAAAACATTTCTATGCTCCAATCCTCCCGATTGCCTATGTGAAGGAAGACGGCATAATCGAAGTCTTTGTCATAAATGACCGGGCGACCCCCCTCGTGAATGCCAAGGTTTCCATTAAGTTCTGTCATTTTGATGGAACAAAACTTGAAAAACAGGAATACTTCCAGGATTTTGCACCCCAAAGCAGTACGCATATCTGCACGATCGATGGTAAGAAGCAGTTCAACGCAGAGGCCCAGGACACCTTTGTCTATTTCAAGCTGGTATCGAACGAAGTCTACAGGGAAAACTGCCTGTTCCTGGACCGGCCAAAAAAATGCTCCCTAGTCGATCCCAAACTGAAAGTATCGGTAGCAAAGGCACACGAGGGCTTTTCCGTTACGGTCAGTTGCCTTGCCCCTGCTTTCTTTGTCTCTCTCGATGCAGGCTCTCTTAAGGGGACTTTCACGGACAATTTCTTTGACATACGGCCGACTGCCCAGAAAGTTGTCGTATTCAAGACCAAGGAAAAGCTTACGATCAAGCAATTCCGCGATAGCCTGACAGTCTACGACCTGTATGGAAGCAGCCACTAG
- the mgrA gene encoding L-glyceraldehyde 3-phosphate reductase, whose product MYAPDEKRYEKMKYNYCGKSGLKLPAVSLGLWHNFGDATPLANAREMIHTAFDLGITHFDLANNYGPPAGSAELNFGKIFSQDLAAYRDQLIISTKAGYNMWPGPYGEWGSRKYLLSSLDQSLQRMGLDYVDIFYSHRFDPDTPLEETMGALETAYRQGKCLYVGISSYSAKKTREAYAILKERNIPILIHQPSYSMLNRWVEEELLDTIGELGMGTICFSPLAQGMLTDKYLEAIPENSRAAKEGTALSAKMLTKDNLDRIRNLNEIAKKRGQSLAQMALAWVLRRKEITTVLIGASSPAQIQENVGALDNLTFTDDELKEIDHYAQDGNINLWVKSSTAG is encoded by the coding sequence ATGTATGCACCTGATGAAAAACGGTATGAGAAGATGAAATACAATTATTGTGGGAAAAGCGGGCTCAAGCTCCCTGCAGTTTCCTTGGGACTTTGGCATAATTTTGGTGATGCAACGCCTCTGGCCAATGCCAGGGAGATGATTCACACTGCCTTTGATCTGGGCATTACCCATTTTGACCTGGCCAATAACTACGGTCCCCCTGCAGGTTCTGCGGAACTGAATTTCGGAAAGATTTTTTCCCAGGACCTGGCAGCCTATCGGGACCAGCTGATAATCTCCACCAAAGCCGGATACAATATGTGGCCGGGACCCTACGGGGAATGGGGAAGCAGGAAATATCTGCTCTCCAGCCTCGACCAGAGTCTGCAACGGATGGGACTGGACTATGTCGATATCTTTTATTCCCATCGGTTCGACCCTGACACGCCCCTTGAAGAAACCATGGGAGCACTTGAGACAGCCTATCGGCAGGGTAAGTGCCTTTATGTAGGTATCTCTTCCTACTCGGCAAAGAAAACGCGCGAGGCCTATGCCATATTGAAGGAACGCAATATCCCCATTCTCATTCACCAGCCTTCCTATTCCATGTTGAATCGTTGGGTTGAGGAAGAATTGCTCGATACTATCGGAGAACTCGGGATGGGAACCATTTGTTTCTCGCCCTTGGCCCAGGGTATGTTGACAGATAAATATCTGGAGGCAATTCCCGAAAACAGCCGCGCTGCCAAGGAAGGTACCGCCCTTTCTGCCAAGATGCTGACAAAAGATAACCTGGATAGGATTAGAAATCTCAACGAAATTGCAAAGAAGCGAGGGCAGAGCCTGGCACAGATGGCTTTGGCCTGGGTGCTGAGGAGAAAGGAGATTACCACTGTCCTTATTGGTGCAAGCTCGCCTGCCCAGATACAGGAAAATGTGGGTGCCCTGGATAACTTGACGTTCACTGATGATGAGCTGAAGGAGATCGATCACTACGCACAGGACGGGAATATCAATCTGTGGGTAAAATCGAGCACTGCCGGTTGA
- a CDS encoding diphosphate--fructose-6-phosphate 1-phosphotransferase, which yields MDISPLQRVRYDYLPKLPAILREPMGSILPVKGENTNPASDAEAIKALFPNTCGLPTVSFEKGKDAAISQIRNVGVILSGGQAPGGHNVISGLFDALKAANSENRLYGFKGGPSGILENSYKEITADFLKAYRNTGGFDIIGSGRTKLESEEQFKVCEAVCKTHDITALVIIGGDDSNTNAAVLAEYFAKRKNGIQVIGCPKTIDGDLKNEAIEISFGFDTATKTYSELIGNIERDANSAKKYWHFIKLMGRSASHIALECALETQPNVCLISEEVEAKKQSLASIVEDIANTVALRAQDGNNFGVILIPEGLVEFIPEVKVLIQEINDLLAKEAEAYALCSDDNQMFAFVVERLSSESKSVFNLLPEGIKKQLLMDRDPHGNVQVSRIETDKLLAEMVATLLKKMKKEGTYNGKFSSMTHFFGYEGRCAFPTNFDSDYCYSLGYNAFLLIAGGLTGYLSSVKNLSAPALEWKAGGIPITAMMNMEQRHGEMKPVIKKALVELEGKPFKYFEAHRAQWARETCFVFPGAVQYFGPTEVCDRTTVTLELEQSGK from the coding sequence ATGGATATTTCGCCCCTTCAGCGTGTAAGGTATGACTATCTGCCGAAGCTTCCTGCAATCCTTCGGGAACCCATGGGTTCCATCCTCCCAGTCAAGGGAGAGAATACGAATCCAGCCTCCGATGCCGAGGCAATCAAGGCTTTGTTCCCCAACACCTGTGGACTTCCGACGGTTTCTTTTGAGAAAGGAAAAGATGCTGCCATTTCCCAGATCCGTAATGTTGGAGTAATTCTTAGCGGAGGACAGGCTCCTGGGGGGCATAATGTCATCAGCGGTCTTTTCGATGCCTTGAAAGCAGCCAACAGCGAGAATCGCCTGTACGGATTCAAAGGCGGCCCCAGCGGTATCCTTGAGAATTCCTACAAAGAGATTACCGCTGACTTTTTGAAAGCCTATCGCAATACCGGTGGATTTGACATTATCGGCAGCGGAAGAACAAAACTCGAGAGCGAGGAACAGTTCAAAGTCTGCGAGGCAGTGTGTAAGACCCATGATATCACCGCTCTCGTAATCATCGGCGGAGACGATTCCAACACCAATGCAGCCGTCCTTGCAGAGTATTTTGCCAAAAGGAAAAACGGTATCCAGGTCATTGGTTGCCCAAAGACTATCGATGGTGACTTGAAAAACGAGGCAATCGAGATTTCCTTCGGTTTTGACACTGCTACCAAGACCTACAGTGAACTTATCGGGAATATTGAGCGTGACGCAAACAGTGCCAAGAAATACTGGCATTTCATCAAGCTCATGGGCCGTAGCGCAAGCCATATTGCCTTGGAGTGTGCATTGGAAACCCAGCCGAACGTCTGTCTTATCAGCGAAGAGGTAGAGGCTAAAAAGCAATCCCTTGCAAGCATCGTAGAAGACATTGCCAACACTGTCGCACTCCGTGCCCAGGACGGCAACAACTTCGGTGTCATCCTTATCCCCGAAGGTCTGGTTGAGTTCATTCCTGAGGTTAAGGTTTTGATCCAGGAGATCAACGACCTGCTGGCCAAAGAAGCCGAGGCCTATGCCCTTTGCTCTGATGACAACCAAATGTTCGCCTTTGTTGTCGAACGTCTCTCATCTGAGAGCAAGAGTGTTTTCAATCTTTTGCCTGAAGGCATCAAGAAACAGCTGCTTATGGACAGGGACCCCCATGGGAATGTCCAGGTCTCCAGAATCGAAACCGACAAGCTCCTTGCCGAAATGGTTGCAACCCTGCTCAAGAAGATGAAGAAGGAAGGGACTTACAATGGCAAGTTCAGCTCGATGACCCACTTCTTTGGCTATGAGGGACGCTGTGCCTTCCCGACGAACTTCGACTCCGACTACTGCTATAGCCTTGGTTATAACGCCTTCCTCTTGATCGCTGGCGGTTTGACCGGGTACCTTTCCTCTGTAAAGAACCTTTCTGCCCCCGCTCTCGAATGGAAAGCAGGCGGAATCCCCATTACAGCGATGATGAACATGGAACAGAGACATGGCGAGATGAAGCCGGTAATCAAGAAGGCCCTGGTCGAACTCGAAGGCAAGCCTTTCAAGTACTTTGAGGCACATCGCGCCCAGTGGGCCAGGGAAACCTGTTTCGTCTTCCCAGGCGCTGTACAGTATTTTGGACCTACAGAGGTTTGTGACAGGACTACGGTCACCCTTGAACTGGAACAGAGCGGAAAATAA
- a CDS encoding glycoside hydrolase family 2 protein, with protein sequence MHISEPLNFAWLFTPSFDSTYTDISFDDSHWELVDLPHANRYQRSHYFDEKDFCFVSCYRKHLKLDCPVGMHALLRFEGVASRSEVYGNGILLCTHEGGYTPFEVELPLKKELVLTVVVDSRENPKIPPFGGSIDYLTFGGLYRTVTLHYFHQQRITACQVVCENPSLIFFRAEVKESDGLPFLATLYDGESEVGSCEGLVLDGVITEQMRDLNLQSWSTENAKLYTFCLSLDGFDTFSCKIGSRTARFEKDGFYLNGKKKKLIGLDRHQSYPYVGYAMPPSMQRDDALQLKQLGVDIVRTSHYPQDPSFLDACDELGLLVLEEIPGWQHISSDQHWRKLCVANVRDMIVRDYNHPSIVLWGVRINESPDDDALYEQTNAMAHKTDATRQTGGIRNFAKSHLLEDVYTYNDFSHSGKNAGLAKKKDICLVDAPYLVTEFNGHMFPTKRYDNPIMRSEHALRHYRVLDSLYATEGVSGAIGWCMNDYTTHSNFGSGDQVCYHGVCDQFRLPKLAAYAYQAQQDEKKIMVVSSTMDIGDFPFSSIKSVLVCTNCDSVNLYYNTELVGSFLPDRKQFSHLPHPPVVIEDLIGKRFEAENSFSPKDRQYLKNLLIKVGKQAAQFTLGDKLKMFYFMKKYKISYDAAVNLYSRYVGNWGSAASVWKFEGVCGGKVVCTEVFGGENKPELHLEVSKTTLQLGPCYDVAQISVEIRKKDMMLPLCYAHEAFTVSVQGPISLLSPSLSQTEGGTSAIYVRTTGTSGKATVTVHSNLGDKMVAFTVG encoded by the coding sequence ATGCATATTTCAGAACCCTTGAACTTTGCTTGGCTTTTTACCCCTTCCTTCGACAGTACTTACACCGATATTTCCTTTGACGACAGCCACTGGGAACTGGTTGACCTTCCCCATGCCAATCGATACCAGCGGAGCCATTATTTTGATGAAAAGGATTTTTGTTTTGTCAGTTGTTACCGGAAACACCTCAAGCTTGACTGTCCTGTCGGTATGCATGCCCTTCTACGCTTTGAAGGAGTCGCCTCGCGATCAGAGGTCTATGGCAACGGTATCCTGCTTTGCACCCATGAAGGGGGATATACCCCCTTTGAGGTAGAGCTTCCCCTAAAAAAAGAGCTGGTACTCACCGTTGTTGTGGACAGCAGGGAGAATCCCAAGATCCCTCCATTCGGCGGTAGCATAGACTACCTCACCTTTGGGGGATTATACCGTACCGTCACGTTGCATTATTTTCACCAGCAACGGATAACAGCATGCCAGGTAGTGTGTGAAAACCCCTCGCTCATTTTCTTTAGGGCTGAAGTCAAAGAATCCGATGGGTTGCCTTTCCTTGCAACGCTCTATGACGGTGAAAGCGAAGTAGGTTCTTGCGAGGGTCTTGTCCTGGACGGAGTGATTACCGAACAGATGAGAGATTTGAATTTGCAGAGCTGGAGCACTGAAAACGCGAAGCTGTATACCTTTTGTCTGTCACTCGATGGCTTTGACACCTTCTCCTGCAAAATAGGTTCCCGTACTGCGCGGTTTGAAAAAGATGGGTTTTATCTCAACGGAAAGAAGAAAAAACTCATTGGCCTTGACCGCCACCAGAGTTATCCGTATGTCGGATATGCAATGCCGCCATCAATGCAAAGAGACGATGCTTTGCAACTCAAGCAACTGGGTGTGGATATTGTCAGGACAAGCCACTATCCGCAGGATCCTTCTTTTCTGGATGCCTGCGATGAACTTGGGTTGCTGGTACTGGAGGAAATCCCTGGGTGGCAACATATCTCTTCCGATCAGCATTGGCGGAAATTGTGTGTGGCCAATGTCAGGGATATGATTGTACGTGATTACAACCATCCGAGCATCGTCTTATGGGGTGTAAGGATCAACGAATCCCCTGACGATGATGCATTGTATGAACAGACCAATGCGATGGCTCATAAAACCGATGCTACCAGGCAAACCGGTGGCATACGGAACTTTGCAAAAAGCCATTTGCTGGAGGATGTGTATACCTATAATGATTTTTCCCACAGCGGCAAAAACGCTGGGCTGGCAAAGAAAAAAGACATATGCCTTGTAGATGCACCGTACTTGGTAACCGAGTTCAACGGCCATATGTTCCCGACAAAACGATATGACAACCCTATCATGCGAAGTGAGCATGCCCTTAGGCACTATCGCGTCCTCGATTCCCTGTATGCAACAGAGGGGGTATCCGGGGCGATAGGGTGGTGTATGAATGATTATACTACCCATAGCAATTTCGGAAGCGGGGACCAGGTCTGCTACCATGGGGTATGCGACCAGTTCCGCCTTCCCAAACTTGCTGCCTATGCTTACCAGGCCCAGCAGGACGAAAAGAAAATTATGGTCGTTTCCTCTACGATGGATATCGGCGATTTTCCTTTCTCCTCTATCAAATCAGTACTGGTCTGTACGAACTGTGACAGTGTGAACCTGTATTACAATACTGAATTGGTTGGTTCCTTTCTTCCCGACCGCAAGCAATTTTCCCATCTTCCCCATCCTCCTGTTGTCATCGAGGATTTGATCGGGAAACGGTTTGAGGCAGAAAACAGTTTTTCTCCAAAAGACAGACAGTATTTGAAAAATTTGCTTATAAAGGTGGGAAAACAAGCTGCCCAGTTTACCCTCGGCGATAAGCTGAAGATGTTCTATTTTATGAAAAAATATAAGATTTCCTACGATGCGGCGGTGAACCTGTACTCTCGTTATGTCGGAAATTGGGGAAGTGCCGCCTCTGTCTGGAAATTCGAGGGCGTCTGTGGGGGCAAGGTTGTCTGCACCGAGGTATTTGGCGGAGAAAACAAGCCTGAACTGCATTTGGAAGTCTCAAAGACAACCTTGCAGCTTGGTCCTTGCTATGACGTAGCCCAGATTTCCGTAGAAATACGGAAAAAGGACATGATGTTGCCGCTTTGTTATGCCCATGAGGCTTTTACGGTTTCCGTACAAGGCCCCATTTCGTTATTGTCCCCCTCTTTGAGCCAGACTGAAGGGGGCACCTCGGCCATCTATGTGCGCACTACCGGTACAAGCGGGAAGGCTACGGTGACGGTTCATAGCAATCTGGGTGACAAGATGGTTGCTTTTACGGTAGGCTAG
- a CDS encoding DUF188 domain-containing protein has protein sequence MFTLYIDADSCPKNLRVILLRCITKNGYRAFFVSDRPLKDVQLAKQEQTALLRKKAKQEGVTDALVLRSIQSEIESVVVDSGMDSADDWIVENAELPCLAITHDIPLAARLVERDIPVIDDRGGIYNKENMANRLSVRNVMTEFREMGIFSQKNKPMGPKEVKAFSDSLNSLLHILTVKQ, from the coding sequence ATGTTTACCCTTTATATTGATGCCGACTCCTGTCCAAAGAACCTCAGGGTCATTTTGCTCAGGTGTATTACCAAGAATGGATATCGTGCTTTTTTTGTTTCGGACCGACCCCTCAAAGATGTGCAGCTGGCCAAGCAGGAGCAGACTGCTTTGCTTCGGAAAAAGGCAAAACAAGAGGGTGTCACCGATGCTCTGGTCCTACGCTCGATCCAAAGCGAAATCGAGAGTGTCGTAGTAGATTCTGGAATGGACAGCGCCGATGACTGGATAGTCGAGAATGCAGAACTTCCCTGTCTTGCCATTACCCATGATATCCCGCTTGCAGCACGCCTGGTCGAGAGGGATATTCCTGTCATTGATGACCGGGGTGGAATCTACAACAAAGAGAATATGGCCAATAGACTCTCGGTTCGTAATGTGATGACTGAATTTCGCGAAATGGGGATTTTCTCCCAGAAAAACAAACCTATGGGGCCAAAGGAAGTCAAAGCATTCTCCGATTCCCTCAATTCCCTATTGCATATTTTGACCGTGAAGCAATAG
- a CDS encoding helix-turn-helix transcriptional regulator yields the protein MRKYALVLYENEIDRIFLLEKTGEMPWLSCTMSKLGDPLKTERAQLVLGREDALPSLLKLKATLHTLVDLPLLVFVPPQNLSVLKMLESNGCFLISEEADQEEVDSLILRMVKQGSQACCAEKSRCNLTQRERQIIALLISGQDNRQIATKLGIKLSTVSAHKKNLFLKTGVHTTSQLVVWAMVRDMEFS from the coding sequence ATGCGAAAATATGCACTGGTTCTCTACGAAAATGAAATAGACAGGATTTTCTTGCTTGAAAAGACAGGGGAAATGCCCTGGTTATCCTGTACGATGAGCAAGCTCGGTGACCCACTGAAAACCGAAAGGGCCCAACTGGTTCTGGGACGGGAAGATGCATTGCCTTCCCTGCTCAAGCTGAAGGCAACACTTCATACCCTTGTTGATCTTCCTCTGCTGGTCTTTGTTCCCCCGCAAAATCTTTCGGTTTTGAAGATGCTGGAGTCGAATGGCTGTTTCCTCATATCCGAGGAGGCTGACCAGGAAGAAGTTGATTCCCTGATTCTCCGGATGGTAAAGCAGGGTTCCCAGGCCTGTTGTGCAGAAAAAAGCAGATGTAACCTGACCCAACGGGAACGGCAGATCATTGCCCTGCTCATCTCGGGGCAGGATAATCGCCAGATAGCCACAAAACTGGGGATAAAGCTTTCCACTGTCTCGGCACACAAAAAGAATTTGTTTCTCAAGACCGGGGTGCATACAACCAGCCAGCTGGTGGTGTGGGCGATGGTAAGGGATATGGAATTCTCTTAA